The Pseudomonas parafulva genome window below encodes:
- a CDS encoding ATP-binding cassette domain-containing protein: MIRLSNLTLQRGPQRLLEGAEMTLHTGHKAGLIGANGAGKSSLFALLRGELSPDAGDCQIPADWRIAHMRQEVDTLDRLAVDYVLDGDLRLRKVQADLAAAEHAHDGTALARLHSELDSADGYTADARARKLLAGLGFTSAQMDRRVGDFSGGWRMRLNLAQALMCPSDLLLLDEPTNHLDLDAILWLEDWLKGYPGTLLLISHDRDFLDAVVDHVLHVEQRKLNLYKGGYSAFERTRAERLAQQQQAYEKQQAQRAHMEKYIARFKAQATKARQAQSRIKALERMEELSAAHVDSPFDFVFREAQKISSPLLDLSEGRLGYGDKTILEKVKLQLTPGARIGLLGPNGAGKSTLIKNLAGELEPLGGRLARGENLAVGYFAQHQLDSLDDKASPLLHLQRLAPSEREQTLRDFLGGFDFRGDRIDEPVLNFSGGEKARLALALIAWERPNLLLLDEPTNHLDLEMRLALTMALQEFAGAVVVVSHDRHLLKSTTDDFLLVADGKVQPFDGDLDDYSRWLIDYRQRTAPVSSTPVNPDKTDKKAQRQAAAALRQQLAPHKKAADKLETELGQVHTQLAQIETALGDAELYEAARKDELRELLARQSSLKQREGELEEAWMLALETLESMQAELEALS; this comes from the coding sequence ATGATCAGACTATCCAACCTCACTTTACAGCGTGGTCCGCAGCGCTTGCTAGAAGGCGCCGAGATGACCCTGCACACCGGTCACAAGGCCGGCCTCATCGGCGCCAACGGTGCTGGCAAATCCAGCCTGTTCGCTTTGCTGCGCGGCGAGCTGTCGCCGGACGCCGGCGACTGCCAGATCCCTGCCGACTGGCGCATCGCCCACATGCGTCAGGAAGTCGATACCCTCGACCGCCTGGCCGTGGACTACGTGCTCGATGGCGACCTGCGCCTGCGCAAGGTCCAGGCCGACCTGGCTGCCGCCGAGCACGCCCACGACGGCACCGCCCTGGCGCGTCTGCACAGTGAGCTGGACAGCGCCGACGGCTACACCGCCGACGCCCGTGCACGCAAGCTGCTGGCCGGCCTGGGCTTCACCAGCGCGCAGATGGATCGCCGCGTCGGCGACTTCTCCGGTGGCTGGCGCATGCGCCTGAACCTGGCCCAGGCGCTGATGTGCCCCTCCGACCTGCTGCTGCTCGACGAGCCCACCAACCACCTGGACCTCGATGCCATCCTCTGGCTCGAAGACTGGCTCAAGGGCTATCCGGGCACGCTGCTGCTGATCTCCCACGACCGCGACTTCCTCGATGCCGTGGTCGACCACGTGCTGCACGTCGAGCAGCGCAAGTTGAACCTGTACAAAGGCGGCTACAGCGCCTTCGAACGCACCCGTGCCGAACGTCTGGCGCAGCAGCAACAGGCCTACGAGAAGCAGCAGGCGCAGCGCGCGCACATGGAAAAGTACATCGCCCGGTTCAAGGCCCAGGCCACCAAGGCACGTCAGGCGCAGAGCCGGATCAAGGCCCTGGAGCGCATGGAGGAACTGTCGGCGGCGCACGTCGATTCGCCCTTCGATTTCGTCTTCCGCGAAGCGCAGAAAATCTCCAGTCCGCTGCTCGACCTGTCCGAAGGCCGGCTGGGCTATGGCGACAAGACCATCCTGGAGAAGGTCAAGCTGCAACTCACTCCCGGCGCGCGCATCGGCCTGCTCGGCCCCAACGGCGCGGGCAAGTCCACCCTGATCAAGAACCTGGCCGGCGAGCTGGAGCCGCTGGGCGGTCGCCTGGCACGCGGCGAGAACCTGGCAGTGGGCTACTTCGCCCAGCACCAGCTCGACTCGCTGGACGACAAGGCCAGCCCGCTGCTGCACCTGCAACGTCTGGCGCCGAGCGAGCGCGAGCAGACCTTGCGCGATTTTCTCGGCGGCTTCGATTTTCGCGGCGATCGCATCGACGAGCCGGTGCTCAACTTCTCCGGTGGCGAAAAAGCCCGGCTGGCCTTGGCGCTGATCGCTTGGGAGCGGCCGAACCTGCTGCTGCTCGACGAGCCGACCAACCACCTCGACCTGGAAATGCGCCTGGCGCTGACCATGGCCTTGCAGGAGTTCGCCGGTGCCGTGGTGGTGGTCTCCCACGACCGTCATCTGCTCAAGAGCACCACCGATGATTTCCTGCTGGTGGCCGACGGCAAGGTCCAGCCTTTCGACGGCGATCTGGACGACTACAGCCGCTGGTTGATCGACTATCGCCAGCGCACCGCGCCGGTCAGCAGCACCCCGGTCAACCCGGACAAGACCGACAAGAAGGCCCAGCGCCAGGCCGCCGCCGCGCTGCGTCAGCAACTGGCGCCGCACAAGAAAGCGGCCGACAAGCTGGAAACCGAACTGGGCCAGGTGCACACGCAACTGGCGCAGATCGAGACGGCCTTGGGCGATGCCGAACTTTACGAGGCGGCGCGCAAGGACGAGCTGCGCGAGTTGCTGGCGCGTCAGAGCAGCCTCAAGCAACGTGAAGGCGAGCTGGAAGAAGCGTGGATGCTGGCGCTGGAAACCCTGGAGAGCATGCAGGCGGAGCTCGAAGCGCTGTCCTGA
- a CDS encoding TIGR02444 family protein has translation MHTDLWDHARALYARPGVEHACLALQSLGGDVCLLLCATWLQARGVAAEPQRVEALLAVSGPWQRDVVAPLRALRQAWRGQAAHDAALAALREQVKRLELEAERTVLERLQGITCGWSASPHGHADDWLLRLAPAPTHDHDALHQLRAAAAALQEAEEDD, from the coding sequence ATGCACACCGATCTATGGGATCACGCGCGGGCCTTGTATGCCCGGCCAGGCGTCGAGCACGCCTGTCTTGCCTTGCAGTCGCTGGGCGGCGATGTCTGCCTGCTGCTGTGCGCCACCTGGTTGCAAGCGCGGGGCGTGGCGGCAGAGCCGCAGCGGGTGGAAGCATTGCTGGCGGTCAGCGGGCCGTGGCAACGCGACGTGGTGGCGCCGCTGCGGGCGTTGCGTCAGGCATGGCGCGGGCAGGCGGCGCACGACGCTGCGTTGGCGGCGCTACGCGAACAGGTGAAGAGGTTGGAACTGGAGGCTGAGCGCACCGTGCTGGAGCGCTTGCAGGGCATTACCTGCGGGTGGTCGGCGAGTCCACACGGACACGCCGATGATTGGCTGCTACGGCTGGCGCCGGCGCCGACCCACGACCACGACGCGCTGCATCAATTGCGCGCCGCGGCCGCTGCGCTTCAGGAGGCCGAAGAGGACGACTGA
- a CDS encoding AlgP family protein, translating to MSAKKKPVSTPLHLLQQLSGSLLEHLEEACSQALADAEKLLAKLEKQRGKAQEKLHNARLKLQDAAQAGKAKAQGKAQGAIGELETLLDSLKERQTQTRTYIQQLKRDAQDSLKLAQGVGKVREAAGKALDQRAAAKPAAKAASKPAAKPAGKAAAKPAAKAPATKPAKAPAAKPAAKTAVKSAAAKPAAAKTPAKSTPAKATAAKPAAAKSVAAKPAAAKAPSKAAAAKPTAAKPAAAKPAAAKASTAKPATAKPAAKPAAARVARKPAAAKPAAKPADTAASSSNSATPAAAPVASGNAQSSSSAS from the coding sequence ATGTCGGCCAAGAAGAAGCCCGTTAGTACGCCGTTGCACCTGCTCCAGCAACTTTCCGGTAGCCTGCTCGAACATCTGGAAGAGGCTTGCTCGCAAGCGCTGGCGGATGCGGAGAAACTGCTCGCCAAGTTGGAAAAACAACGCGGCAAAGCGCAGGAGAAACTGCACAACGCCCGCCTGAAGTTGCAGGACGCTGCCCAGGCTGGCAAAGCCAAGGCGCAAGGCAAGGCCCAAGGCGCCATCGGTGAATTGGAAACGCTGCTCGATTCGCTGAAAGAGCGTCAGACCCAAACGCGCACCTATATTCAGCAACTCAAGCGCGATGCCCAGGACAGCCTGAAACTGGCGCAGGGCGTCGGTAAGGTCCGCGAGGCGGCCGGCAAGGCGCTGGATCAGCGTGCCGCCGCCAAACCCGCCGCCAAAGCAGCGTCCAAACCTGCCGCTAAGCCGGCTGGCAAGGCTGCAGCCAAGCCAGCAGCGAAGGCTCCCGCCACCAAGCCGGCCAAGGCACCTGCTGCCAAGCCTGCTGCGAAAACTGCGGTGAAGTCCGCCGCCGCCAAGCCGGCTGCTGCCAAAACCCCGGCCAAATCGACGCCCGCCAAAGCGACCGCGGCCAAGCCTGCTGCCGCCAAGTCCGTCGCCGCCAAGCCTGCAGCGGCCAAAGCGCCGAGCAAAGCAGCTGCCGCCAAGCCCACCGCTGCGAAACCAGCTGCTGCCAAACCTGCCGCCGCCAAGGCTTCGACCGCCAAGCCTGCAACCGCGAAGCCTGCGGCCAAGCCAGCCGCTGCGCGCGTCGCTCGCAAACCGGCGGCGGCCAAGCCGGCAGCCAAGCCAGCCGACACCGCCGCATCGTCGTCCAACTCGGCAACCCCTGCCGCGGCTCCTGTGGCCAGCGGCAACGCTCAGTCGTCCTCTTCGGCCTCCTGA
- a CDS encoding FKBP-type peptidyl-prolyl cis-trans isomerase — protein sequence MLSALAFSAVAATPTSPPNDQDLAYSLGASLGERLRQEMPDLQLDALVEGLRQAYQGQPPRIDKSRMQAILQQHEEQAAAAGAQAHTDQLLAAEKRFMATERGRAGVHELSEGVLYSELASGSGAQPKAGGRVQVRYVGKLPDGSVFDQSQQPQWFSLDSVIAGWQVALPQMKTGAKWRVVIPSAQAYGADGAGDLIAPYTPLVFEIELLAVGD from the coding sequence CTGCTGAGCGCGCTGGCCTTCTCGGCCGTCGCCGCCACGCCCACGTCACCGCCCAATGACCAGGACCTGGCCTACAGCCTGGGCGCCAGCCTGGGCGAGCGCCTGCGCCAGGAAATGCCCGACCTGCAACTCGACGCCCTGGTCGAAGGGCTGCGCCAGGCCTATCAAGGTCAACCGCCGCGTATCGACAAGTCACGCATGCAAGCCATCCTGCAACAGCATGAAGAACAGGCGGCAGCGGCCGGCGCACAGGCCCACACCGACCAGTTGCTGGCCGCCGAGAAGCGCTTCATGGCCACCGAGCGAGGGCGCGCCGGCGTGCATGAGTTAAGCGAGGGTGTGCTTTACAGCGAACTGGCCAGCGGCAGCGGCGCACAGCCCAAGGCCGGCGGCAGGGTGCAGGTTCGTTACGTGGGGAAATTGCCAGACGGCTCGGTGTTCGATCAGAGCCAGCAGCCGCAATGGTTCAGCCTGGATTCGGTCATCGCGGGATGGCAGGTGGCGCTACCGCAGATGAAGACCGGCGCCAAATGGCGAGTAGTGATCCCTTCGGCGCAGGCCTACGGGGCCGACGGGGCGGGCGACCTGATCGCGCCTTACACCCCACTGGTCTTCGAGATCGAACTGCTGGCGGTGGGCGACTGA
- a CDS encoding Rsd/AlgQ family anti-sigma factor → MLDSCQNAQERWGGVHKLIDRWLKERHELVQAFYALRDAKPAFADKDKNRDFCAALVDYVSAWHFEISEQLVSEAKAFGDTRGLGLATQINPRIDDSTQIALAFNDHCEKGECTDPERFAEKLGKLGGLLHERFELEDCLIEVLHTAHKVEGAVQA, encoded by the coding sequence ATGCTCGATAGTTGCCAGAACGCCCAGGAACGGTGGGGCGGGGTCCACAAGCTGATCGACCGTTGGCTCAAGGAGCGTCACGAATTGGTGCAGGCGTTCTACGCCTTGCGTGACGCCAAGCCTGCCTTCGCCGACAAGGACAAGAATCGCGACTTCTGCGCGGCGCTGGTCGACTATGTATCGGCGTGGCACTTCGAGATCAGCGAGCAACTGGTCAGCGAAGCCAAGGCCTTTGGCGACACCCGCGGCCTTGGACTCGCCACCCAGATCAACCCGCGCATCGATGACAGCACTCAGATCGCCCTGGCGTTCAACGATCACTGCGAGAAAGGCGAGTGCACCGATCCGGAGCGATTCGCCGAGAAGCTGGGCAAGCTGGGCGGGCTGTTGCATGAGCGCTTCGAGCTGGAAGACTGCCTGATCGAAGTGCTGCACACCGCGCACAAGGTCGAGGGCGCGGTGCAGGCCTGA
- a CDS encoding disulfide bond formation protein B, which produces MSQVRSRPLFFLGLLGSVLALAAAFVLENWLGLVPCPLCLSQRLLLALYGVICVCAVLHAPGLKGARAYASTAMVVATLGLALAARHVWLQGEWPTVSAEPFEHTFQRSWAQALARLLVGNSECVSISWSFLDLTLPEWSLLAFLALAALPCWHLLAWRRRMPGKG; this is translated from the coding sequence ATGTCGCAGGTTCGCTCGCGCCCTCTGTTCTTCTTAGGCTTGCTCGGCTCGGTGCTGGCCTTGGCGGCAGCGTTCGTCCTCGAGAACTGGCTGGGGTTGGTGCCGTGCCCGCTGTGCCTGAGCCAGCGTTTGCTGCTAGCGCTCTACGGCGTCATCTGTGTGTGCGCTGTCCTGCATGCGCCGGGGCTCAAGGGCGCCCGCGCCTACGCGTCGACAGCAATGGTCGTGGCCACCCTCGGCCTGGCCTTGGCCGCCCGGCATGTCTGGTTACAGGGCGAGTGGCCGACCGTATCGGCCGAACCGTTCGAGCATACCTTCCAGCGCTCCTGGGCGCAGGCGCTGGCGCGCTTGTTGGTTGGTAACTCCGAGTGCGTGTCTATCAGTTGGAGCTTCCTCGACCTCACCCTTCCAGAATGGAGCTTGCTGGCGTTCCTGGCGCTGGCGGCACTGCCATGCTGGCACCTGTTGGCGTGGCGCCGGCGCATGCCGGGCAAGGGTTGA
- a CDS encoding heme biosynthesis protein HemY, translated as MKRVYLLAVLAIVVAAGLGVAIAKHSGYVLIAYGGFRYQSGLWAALAALVVFVLALLLLRYLVGLVLTSSGVVNPWSRRNRRRRVRIAIEQGQLDLAEGRWASAQRHLHRAAEAERQPLLYYLGAARAANEQGRTEDSDNLLERALERQPQAELAIALTHAQLQMDRGDTDGALDTLLVMQERHPHNVQVLRLLQRLHRERGDWPALIRLLPDLRKGKVLPAPELAELEQRAWGQNLSLAATRGEDPQAARQSLERAWQQLTSAQRHEPQLVLAYAEQLRQVGAQGEAEQVLRSALKRQYESHLARLYGLVRGDDPLRQLQTAEGWLKDHPQDPSLLLTLGRLSQQNRLWGKARDYFESSLRMQRNPETCAELARLLAGLGETERSNQLFQEGLGLLDERLLALPLPEAVQA; from the coding sequence ATGAAGCGTGTCTACCTGCTGGCCGTGCTGGCAATCGTCGTTGCGGCGGGGCTGGGCGTGGCCATCGCCAAGCACAGTGGCTACGTGCTGATCGCCTACGGGGGCTTCCGCTATCAGTCGGGGCTGTGGGCGGCGCTGGCCGCGTTGGTGGTGTTCGTACTGGCCCTGCTGCTGCTGCGTTATCTGGTGGGATTGGTGCTGACTTCCAGCGGCGTGGTCAACCCATGGTCGCGACGCAACCGTCGCCGTCGTGTGCGCATCGCCATCGAGCAGGGGCAGTTGGACCTGGCCGAGGGTCGTTGGGCCAGTGCTCAGCGTCACCTGCACCGTGCCGCCGAGGCCGAGCGTCAGCCGCTGTTGTATTACCTCGGTGCGGCGCGCGCCGCCAACGAGCAAGGGCGTACCGAGGACAGTGACAATTTGCTCGAGCGCGCCTTGGAGCGTCAGCCCCAGGCCGAGCTGGCCATTGCGCTGACCCATGCGCAACTGCAGATGGACCGCGGCGATACCGACGGTGCGCTGGATACCCTGCTGGTGATGCAGGAGCGCCATCCGCACAACGTCCAGGTGCTGCGTCTACTGCAGCGTCTGCACCGCGAGCGCGGCGACTGGCCTGCGTTGATTCGCCTGCTGCCCGACTTGCGCAAGGGCAAGGTGCTGCCGGCCCCAGAGCTGGCCGAACTGGAACAGCGTGCCTGGGGGCAGAATCTGAGCCTGGCTGCCACGCGGGGTGAAGATCCACAGGCGGCGCGTCAGTCGCTGGAGCGTGCCTGGCAGCAACTGACCTCGGCCCAGCGCCATGAGCCGCAGTTGGTGTTGGCTTATGCCGAGCAACTGCGTCAGGTGGGCGCCCAAGGGGAGGCGGAGCAGGTGCTGCGCAGCGCCTTGAAGCGTCAGTATGAAAGCCACTTGGCGCGTCTGTACGGGCTGGTGCGCGGTGACGATCCATTGCGCCAGTTGCAGACCGCCGAAGGCTGGCTCAAGGACCACCCGCAGGACCCGAGCTTGCTGCTGACCCTCGGTCGTCTGAGCCAGCAGAACCGCCTCTGGGGCAAAGCTCGCGACTACTTCGAGAGCAGTCTGCGCATGCAACGCAACCCGGAAACCTGTGCCGAGCTTGCGCGACTGTTGGCAGGGCTGGGCGAGACCGAGCGCAGCAATCAACTGTTCCAGGAGGGTCTGGGGCTGCTCGACGAGCGTCTGCTGGCCCTGCCGTTGCCTGAGGCGGTCCAGGCCTGA